One Sodalinema gerasimenkoae IPPAS B-353 DNA segment encodes these proteins:
- a CDS encoding BCD family MFS transporter, whose translation METRDRPATNSDLTPPSLPRLNIFTMFRLGLFQLGLGMMSLLTLAIINRIAIDELRVPALIATGAIAMKRFVSPARVFFGQLSDSTPLFGKHRSGYVWIGAVLFTSLSFITVQVLWQLGLSLQTNGMTAAPTYGWAALFVGCFMLYGLSIDASSTPFAAMLVDISDEDHRSKLIGVAGSMLILGTIAGAMIGSTLLNQPETGAETLGNLEQVDIPALSLTVNRVFIIVPAIVLSLCFLATVGIEEKYSRYHQRSMVADSKERVTLKMALRVLTASRQTWFCLSFLLLLTISLFMYDVVIEPYGGQVFGMSIAATTQLNIFLGIGTIVGISSAGFVLVPRLGTKRTSQYGCLGASVCALLFIIAGVDQRVELLQTAFLFYGLFAGTLMAGVTNLMLDLTAAETAGTFIGALGLAKAMARGISAMISGGVLNFGTWAFESPLLAYGLVFLLQALGLLLALVLLKRINIKEFQASTQNAVSRVMEEDLE comes from the coding sequence ATGGAAACGCGCGATCGCCCCGCCACTAACTCAGACCTGACCCCACCCTCCCTGCCTCGCCTTAACATCTTCACCATGTTTCGTCTGGGTCTATTCCAGTTAGGACTGGGGATGATGTCTTTGCTCACACTAGCTATCATCAACCGTATCGCCATTGACGAGTTGAGAGTTCCTGCTCTGATCGCCACTGGGGCCATTGCCATGAAACGGTTTGTTTCCCCGGCTCGCGTCTTCTTCGGACAACTCTCGGACTCTACACCCCTCTTTGGCAAACATCGCAGCGGCTATGTCTGGATTGGTGCGGTTCTCTTCACCAGTCTCTCGTTTATCACGGTACAAGTCCTCTGGCAACTGGGTCTTAGCCTGCAAACCAACGGCATGACGGCCGCCCCTACCTACGGCTGGGCCGCTCTGTTTGTGGGCTGTTTTATGCTCTATGGCCTCTCCATAGATGCCAGTTCCACTCCCTTCGCAGCGATGTTGGTGGATATCTCCGATGAAGATCATCGCTCTAAACTCATTGGCGTAGCCGGGTCTATGCTGATACTGGGAACCATTGCTGGAGCGATGATTGGCTCAACCCTTCTTAACCAACCCGAGACTGGGGCCGAAACCCTCGGCAATCTGGAACAGGTGGATATCCCGGCCCTCAGTCTCACGGTGAACCGCGTCTTTATTATTGTTCCGGCGATCGTTCTGAGCCTCTGTTTCCTGGCTACCGTCGGTATCGAAGAGAAATACTCTCGCTATCACCAACGCTCGATGGTGGCCGACTCCAAGGAGCGTGTCACTCTGAAAATGGCCCTTCGCGTTCTCACGGCGAGTCGTCAAACCTGGTTCTGCTTGAGCTTCTTACTCCTGCTCACCATTAGCCTCTTTATGTACGACGTGGTGATTGAACCCTATGGCGGACAGGTTTTTGGTATGAGTATCGCCGCAACGACTCAATTAAATATCTTTCTCGGCATTGGAACTATCGTGGGCATTTCCAGTGCGGGTTTTGTCCTGGTTCCCCGTCTGGGGACAAAACGCACTAGCCAATATGGCTGTCTTGGGGCTTCAGTCTGTGCGTTGCTGTTCATCATTGCTGGAGTAGACCAGCGGGTGGAATTACTGCAAACGGCGTTTCTGTTTTATGGACTTTTTGCCGGAACCCTCATGGCTGGAGTCACCAATCTCATGCTGGATTTAACGGCGGCGGAAACGGCAGGAACCTTTATCGGTGCGTTGGGATTGGCCAAAGCGATGGCCCGAGGAATTTCCGCCATGATTAGTGGTGGGGTGTTAAACTTTGGAACCTGGGCCTTTGAGTCTCCCCTGTTGGCCTATGGGTTGGTGTTTTTGCTACAAGCTTTAGGACTCCTCCTGGCGTTAGTTCTGTTAAAACGGATTAATATCAAGGAATTTCAAGCCAGCACCCAAAATGCCGTGAGTCGTGTTATGGAAGAGGACTTGGAGTAG
- a CDS encoding ATP-binding sensor histidine kinase encodes MLSILLPGYQLSSPIYESVNSLVYQGQRERDGLPVILKILKSDRATATEIARYHQEYHITQQLDLDGVVRAVALETYQNTLAIVLEDFGGLSLKQYLAQRPSHRLRLPEFLDLAIQIVEILGQIHGANIIHKDINPANLLYNPELNCVKVIDFGISSQVTPPYTVLPNPSILEGTLPYMSPEQTGRMNCSLDYRSDFYSLGVTFYELLLGRLPFDSTDTMELVHCHIAQNPTPPHEIDASIPPALSGILLKLLAKTADERYQSAWGIQTDLVLCLMQLEATGTIEDVTPGENDVVNKFRIPQTIYGRDRQLGQLHQAFEAIGAVPQADKGASPALTRTQSTSAIFIMGESGIGKTALVAESYKPLTRHCGYFVSGTFQRSRRDSSPSSSESMAAVDRTSGGPLAYGGWISALSELIRQLLTETETSLGQWRDRILHALLPQGQPQPNSEDNADFADLLALIPELQLVLGPNLPPNFEMQERRLGDGEAYGNRNRPTCPRERLQQLLQVFARSSDPFVVFLDNLQWADLDSLALIETLLSDPKSQSFLVIAAYRDNQTRLLRQPLAHPPTSSSRFALNSILSLQERLQERGCRVEQLHLQGLELEAIAALVADTLQNSLKTVMPLAALISQKTNGNPFFVREFLKTLDREQLLRFDDESMSWQWDIERIKAQDITDNVLEFLLDQFKTLPSQTQYLLHLGSVVGMEFDLDLIADLVNGSPEELFQNLIPALVEGLVQPQAKNSGPGGALTASAALPRDPQEVLLLRQYQFLHEQVQQAAYQMAQGRSQLGYACFPQGFASTTAPLTNREGAPKISADTAKLHLQIGKRLLQRAQHPPVTPPESSSASGERVVSERSRAVDWAIPPRDIFEIVYHWNLGQGAIAETEETIQRAQLNYLAAQRARLTGEYTGAIAYSLAGIEALGETAWSATPQLSFNLHLERARANLLQGNLDRSQDLLKILYQQQPQDALRTELDRLALAALSLRGEVDAADSLARSTLLRLGLAPELPPLISGLPIASLPHWHPDQLSQPPSEAISALDQLLGQTLTFYLTYAPRSACCQEIVQQLLRRSQQLGPTPATPLAAAVYSVMLLNQGHKDLAQTWVRAVEALLPHPDPRRGDPLRAGSVAELWSPDPLPEPLYEPLWSSRGAEGTAQETARLAQLPSSREAADPGLGHPNPYPGWSDLELARQVYPRLYGIPRALSLLDAAERHSRGVGDWLALGVMIVERLYLEFYGGKALNILAGDIAQALEWCRKYQHHWAMDALKALQMPLRYLRVGLTAEEMTPEVVPLAQLAPSQRRLWACTEIHCAWILYLEREYEPALARLEGVMTASGAIIAPGEVSPLTWALGRSIMALCWSALTAVGEPLPEPFLTVAAELESWSHDCPETFASLAAMVRGERYRLQGNEGEAIDEYDAAIERAVESHCPYGVTLAHELAAQFWLQRQKPKIARVYLAEAYTAYQRWGARHKVEQLAQTYGSLLSVATLALQNEADSDSFNRRVNMSLDYTRSRAAVLDVTTVMKAARSLSGEIVLDRLLGKLMKLAIANAGATRGAIILDRMGQLTLEIVQTVGDLDEESEDESGEGSEEDNRPLQSGLRPGISIEACDSLPRSAIHYVARTNESVVLNDATAESAFVNDLYIQQFQPKSLLCAPIQGKGKLIGLLYLENNLTAGAFTRDRLDVLMLLCAQAAIALENARLYENLKQSELRERDRAQQLRDSLEELQQAQLQLVQSEKMATLGQLVAGVAHEINNPVGFVDANLSHAAGYIEDLLGLLELYQETFPDPGEDIEEEMEEIDLEFILKDLPQILSSMSVGTERIRQISRSLRTFSRADTSAKVAVNIHEGIDSTLMILKPRLKFTQARPSIQIVKDYGNLPEIKCYAGQLNQVFMNIIANAIDAFDEANEGLTFEEIEQHPNEITISTELVKTPPSEDAEETNPDWVIIRIRDNGPGMPDEVRDNIFNHLFTTKAVGKGTGLGLSISHQIVVEKHQGRLSCLSSVGEGTEFVIEIPSE; translated from the coding sequence GTGCTGAGCATTCTTCTTCCCGGTTATCAGCTTAGTTCACCCATCTACGAGAGCGTGAACTCCTTAGTGTATCAAGGACAACGCGAACGGGATGGATTGCCAGTCATTCTGAAAATCCTCAAGAGCGATCGCGCCACGGCGACGGAAATTGCCCGCTATCACCAGGAATATCACATCACCCAACAACTCGACCTGGATGGAGTGGTGCGGGCAGTCGCCCTGGAAACCTATCAAAATACCCTGGCCATTGTTTTAGAGGATTTCGGCGGACTGTCTCTGAAGCAATATTTAGCTCAACGCCCTTCCCATCGCTTACGATTGCCCGAGTTTCTGGATTTAGCCATCCAAATTGTGGAAATTCTCGGACAAATTCATGGGGCCAATATCATTCATAAGGATATTAACCCCGCCAATCTTCTCTACAATCCCGAACTCAATTGCGTCAAGGTGATTGATTTTGGCATTTCTAGTCAAGTTACACCGCCCTATACGGTTCTCCCCAATCCCAGCATCTTAGAGGGAACCCTGCCCTATATGTCCCCGGAACAAACAGGACGCATGAACTGTTCCCTGGACTATCGCAGTGATTTTTACTCCCTGGGGGTGACGTTTTATGAGCTGTTGTTAGGACGCTTACCCTTTGATAGTACTGACACCATGGAGTTGGTACATTGTCATATCGCCCAAAATCCCACCCCACCCCATGAGATTGATGCGAGTATTCCGCCGGCCCTGTCGGGGATTTTGCTCAAACTCCTGGCCAAAACGGCCGATGAACGCTATCAGAGTGCTTGGGGGATTCAGACGGATCTCGTGCTGTGTTTGATGCAGTTGGAAGCCACGGGAACGATTGAGGATGTGACCCCCGGCGAAAATGATGTAGTCAACAAGTTTCGCATTCCTCAAACCATTTACGGGCGCGATCGCCAACTCGGACAACTCCATCAGGCCTTTGAAGCCATTGGCGCAGTTCCCCAGGCCGACAAGGGCGCTTCACCCGCCTTAACCCGCACCCAGTCCACCTCGGCCATTTTTATTATGGGAGAGTCGGGGATCGGTAAAACAGCCCTGGTGGCCGAAAGTTATAAACCTCTGACCCGTCATTGTGGCTATTTCGTCTCCGGGACCTTTCAGCGATCGCGACGGGACAGTTCCCCCTCTAGCAGCGAGTCTATGGCAGCCGTAGACCGGACCTCAGGAGGCCCCCTGGCCTATGGTGGCTGGATTAGCGCCCTGAGCGAACTGATCCGCCAACTGTTGACAGAAACGGAAACGTCCTTGGGCCAATGGCGCGATCGCATTCTCCACGCACTTCTACCCCAGGGGCAGCCCCAGCCTAACTCGGAAGATAACGCAGACTTTGCCGATTTGCTGGCTCTGATCCCCGAATTGCAATTGGTGCTGGGGCCGAACTTACCCCCCAATTTTGAGATGCAGGAGCGCCGGCTAGGCGATGGCGAAGCCTACGGGAACCGCAATCGCCCCACCTGTCCTCGAGAACGGCTACAACAACTTCTGCAAGTCTTTGCTCGTAGTAGCGATCCCTTTGTGGTCTTTCTGGATAATCTGCAATGGGCTGATTTAGACAGCTTAGCCCTGATTGAAACCCTCCTGAGCGATCCTAAATCCCAATCGTTCCTGGTTATTGCCGCTTATCGGGATAATCAAACCCGTCTGCTCCGGCAACCCCTGGCGCACCCCCCCACCTCTTCCTCCCGCTTTGCCCTCAACTCAATTCTTTCTCTACAAGAGCGACTCCAGGAGCGCGGCTGTCGGGTAGAACAACTTCACTTGCAGGGCTTGGAACTCGAAGCGATCGCCGCTCTTGTCGCCGATACCCTACAAAATAGCCTCAAAACGGTAATGCCCCTGGCGGCTCTGATTAGCCAAAAAACCAACGGGAACCCCTTCTTTGTCCGGGAATTTCTCAAAACCCTCGATCGCGAACAACTCTTACGGTTCGATGACGAGTCTATGAGTTGGCAATGGGATATTGAGCGCATCAAGGCCCAGGATATTACCGATAATGTCTTGGAATTTTTGCTCGATCAATTCAAAACCCTACCATCGCAAACTCAATATCTACTCCATCTAGGATCAGTGGTGGGGATGGAGTTTGATTTGGATCTGATTGCCGATTTAGTCAATGGCTCCCCCGAGGAGTTATTTCAGAACTTAATTCCGGCGTTGGTGGAAGGTTTGGTGCAACCGCAAGCCAAGAACTCCGGGCCTGGGGGGGCGCTCACGGCCTCAGCGGCTCTTCCGAGGGACCCTCAAGAGGTGTTGTTATTGCGACAATATCAATTCCTACATGAACAAGTCCAGCAGGCGGCCTACCAGATGGCTCAAGGGCGATCACAGCTCGGCTACGCTTGCTTCCCGCAGGGGTTCGCCTCAACGACCGCTCCCCTGACCAATCGCGAGGGGGCCCCGAAAATTTCTGCCGACACGGCCAAGTTGCATCTACAAATTGGCAAACGACTGTTACAGCGGGCCCAACATCCCCCAGTGACCCCACCGGAGTCCTCAAGCGCCTCCGGGGAGCGGGTGGTCAGCGAGCGTAGCCGAGCTGTGGATTGGGCAATTCCTCCCCGTGATATTTTTGAGATTGTCTATCACTGGAATTTGGGTCAAGGGGCGATCGCCGAGACGGAGGAGACCATCCAACGGGCACAACTCAATTACCTCGCCGCCCAACGGGCACGACTCACCGGAGAGTATACAGGGGCGATCGCCTATAGTTTGGCAGGAATTGAGGCTCTCGGAGAAACGGCCTGGTCAGCCACACCGCAATTATCCTTTAATCTACATTTAGAACGAGCGCGGGCGAACCTTCTCCAGGGGAATCTCGATCGCAGCCAAGACTTACTGAAGATTCTCTACCAGCAACAGCCCCAAGATGCCCTACGCACAGAATTAGATCGCCTGGCCCTAGCGGCCTTGAGCCTGCGCGGTGAAGTAGACGCCGCTGACAGCCTGGCCCGAAGTACTCTCTTACGTTTGGGACTCGCCCCGGAACTGCCTCCCCTCATCTCCGGACTCCCCATAGCCTCATTGCCCCATTGGCATCCTGACCAGTTGAGTCAACCCCCCTCTGAGGCCATCTCCGCCCTGGATCAGCTTCTCGGTCAAACCCTGACCTTCTATCTCACCTATGCCCCCCGGAGTGCCTGTTGTCAGGAGATTGTGCAGCAGCTATTACGGCGATCGCAACAACTCGGTCCGACTCCCGCCACTCCCCTCGCGGCAGCGGTGTACAGTGTCATGCTCCTCAATCAGGGGCATAAAGACCTAGCCCAAACCTGGGTCAGGGCCGTTGAAGCCTTGCTCCCCCATCCAGATCCCCGTAGGGGCGACCCCTTGCGGGCAGGGAGCGTAGCCGAGCTGTGGTCGCCCGACCCCCTGCCCGAACCCTTATATGAACCCTTGTGGTCTTCTAGGGGAGCAGAGGGAACGGCTCAGGAGACGGCCCGGTTAGCTCAACTCCCCAGCTCCCGTGAAGCCGCAGACCCCGGACTCGGCCACCCCAATCCCTATCCGGGTTGGAGTGATTTAGAATTAGCCCGCCAGGTGTATCCTCGGCTGTATGGGATTCCTCGGGCGCTGTCGCTGCTGGATGCGGCGGAGCGTCATAGCCGGGGGGTGGGGGACTGGCTCGCCCTGGGGGTGATGATTGTCGAGCGATTATATCTGGAGTTTTATGGGGGGAAAGCCTTAAATATCCTTGCGGGGGATATTGCTCAAGCCTTGGAATGGTGCCGCAAGTATCAACATCATTGGGCCATGGATGCCCTTAAGGCGTTGCAGATGCCCCTGCGGTATTTGCGCGTTGGCTTGACGGCTGAGGAAATGACCCCTGAGGTGGTGCCGTTGGCACAACTGGCTCCGAGTCAGCGACGATTGTGGGCCTGTACTGAAATTCATTGCGCTTGGATTCTGTATTTGGAGCGAGAGTATGAGCCGGCCTTGGCTCGGTTAGAGGGGGTGATGACTGCATCAGGGGCAATCATCGCTCCTGGGGAGGTGAGTCCTCTGACTTGGGCCCTGGGACGTTCGATTATGGCTCTGTGCTGGAGTGCTTTGACGGCAGTCGGTGAGCCGCTGCCTGAGCCATTTCTGACCGTTGCGGCGGAGTTGGAATCCTGGAGTCATGACTGCCCTGAGACCTTTGCCAGTTTGGCGGCGATGGTTCGGGGAGAGCGGTACCGCTTACAGGGCAACGAAGGAGAGGCCATCGATGAGTATGATGCGGCCATCGAACGGGCCGTTGAGAGCCATTGCCCCTATGGGGTGACTTTGGCTCATGAGTTGGCAGCTCAGTTTTGGCTCCAACGACAGAAACCCAAGATTGCCCGGGTGTATCTGGCTGAAGCCTATACGGCCTACCAACGTTGGGGGGCCCGTCATAAGGTGGAACAGTTGGCACAAACCTATGGGTCGTTGCTGTCGGTGGCGACGCTGGCGTTGCAGAATGAGGCAGACTCCGACTCGTTCAACCGTCGCGTCAATATGAGTTTGGACTATACGCGATCGCGCGCGGCGGTGTTGGATGTGACCACCGTCATGAAGGCGGCCCGCTCCTTATCTGGGGAGATTGTGCTCGATCGCCTGTTAGGGAAATTGATGAAGTTGGCGATCGCCAATGCGGGGGCCACCCGGGGGGCAATTATTCTCGATCGCATGGGCCAACTGACGTTAGAGATTGTGCAAACCGTGGGTGATCTCGATGAGGAGAGCGAGGACGAGTCTGGAGAGGGGTCTGAGGAGGATAATCGCCCCCTTCAGTCCGGTTTACGGCCGGGGATTTCCATTGAGGCCTGTGACAGTTTACCCCGCTCCGCCATTCATTATGTGGCGCGTACCAATGAGAGCGTGGTGCTCAATGATGCCACCGCCGAGTCTGCGTTTGTCAACGATCTCTATATTCAGCAGTTTCAACCCAAATCCCTCCTCTGTGCCCCGATTCAGGGGAAAGGGAAGTTAATTGGCCTGTTGTATCTAGAGAACAATCTCACCGCTGGGGCCTTTACCCGCGATCGCCTCGATGTCCTGATGTTACTCTGCGCCCAAGCGGCGATCGCCCTAGAAAATGCCCGCCTCTACGAAAACCTGAAACAGTCGGAATTACGGGAGCGCGATCGGGCCCAACAACTGCGAGATTCCTTAGAAGAACTCCAACAAGCCCAACTGCAACTGGTGCAAAGTGAAAAAATGGCCACCCTCGGGCAACTGGTGGCTGGGGTCGCCCATGAAATTAATAATCCTGTGGGCTTTGTCGATGCCAATCTCAGTCATGCCGCTGGCTATATTGAAGACCTCCTGGGACTGTTAGAACTCTATCAAGAAACCTTCCCCGACCCCGGAGAAGACATTGAAGAGGAAATGGAAGAAATTGACCTAGAATTTATTCTCAAAGACCTGCCCCAAATCCTCAGTTCCATGAGTGTCGGCACAGAACGCATCCGCCAAATTAGTCGCTCCCTGCGCACCTTCTCCCGAGCCGATACCTCCGCAAAAGTTGCTGTCAATATCCACGAAGGCATTGACAGCACCCTGATGATTCTCAAACCGCGTTTGAAATTCACCCAGGCCCGTCCCAGCATCCAAATTGTCAAAGACTATGGAAACCTTCCAGAAATCAAATGTTATGCCGGCCAACTGAACCAGGTCTTTATGAACATCATCGCCAATGCTATTGATGCCTTTGATGAAGCCAATGAGGGTTTGACATTTGAGGAAATTGAGCAACATCCCAATGAGATTACCATTAGCACCGAGTTAGTCAAAACGCCCCCCTCCGAGGACGCTGAAGAAACAAACCCCGACTGGGTGATTATTCGCATTCGTGATAATGGTCCAGGAATGCCCGATGAGGTGCGTGACAATATTTTCAATCACCTGTTTACCACCAAAGCCGTGGGCAAAGGCACTGGGTTAGGCCTGTCGATTTCTCATCAAATTGTCGTTGAGAAACATCAGGGTCGTCTCAGTTGTTTGTCGAGCGTTGGTGAAGGAACCGAATTTGTGATTGAAATCCCCAGCGAGTAA
- the ppsA gene encoding phosphoenolpyruvate synthase yields the protein MVTSAPQSTSGYSKTESLVLWFEDVGIADVPLVGGKNASLGEMIQQLSAKGVTVPTGFATTAYAYRYFVKQAGLESKLRQLFSDLDVENLKNLRDRGKQARALVLNTPFPKELEVAIATAYFKLCERYGADTDFCERFDPEYRQACKEYSYDTDVAVRSSATAEDLPDASFAGQQETYLNVHGAKSVLEACHRCFASIFTDRAISYRTIKGFDHFDVALSVGVQKMVRSDLASSGVMFSIDTETGFKDAALITAAYGLGENVVQGAVNPDEYFVFKPTLKQGFRPILEKRLGSKEIKMVYDVGGGKLTKNVPVAEPERLKFAITDDEVLTLAKWAVIIEDHYSEVRGQYTPMDIEWAKDGQTGEMFIVQARPETVQSQKSGNILKHYRLQGTSEIRVTGRAVGEAIGQGLARVIRDVQQIDEFEAGDVLITNKTDPDWEPIMKKASAIVTNQGGRTCHAAIIAREMGIPAIVGCGNATGVLKTGEEVTVSCSEGEEGKVYAGLVPFEIEETVLDNLPTTQTKILMNVGNPEEAFGLSAIPCDGVGLARFEFIIANHIKAHPLALLHFDELEDAAVKREIATLTAEYDDKPQFFVDKLAYGIGTIAAAFYPKPVVVRMSDFKSNEYANLLGGRQFEPHEENPMIGWRGASRYYDPKYAPAYGLECKALKRVRDEMGLTNVIPMIPFCRTPDEGRKVLAEMEKYGLKRGENGLEVYVMCEIPSNVILADEYSKVFDGFSIGSNDLTQLTLGLDRDSGLVAHIFDERNEGVKTMVRMVIERAKANNRKIGICGQAPSDYPEFARFLVEQGIDSISLNPDSVLKTILDIAEFESSRS from the coding sequence ATGGTTACTAGCGCACCTCAATCTACCTCTGGATACTCCAAGACCGAAAGCCTTGTTTTATGGTTTGAAGATGTTGGAATTGCTGATGTTCCCCTAGTTGGCGGTAAAAACGCCTCCCTAGGAGAGATGATTCAACAACTCTCCGCTAAAGGGGTAACCGTCCCCACGGGCTTTGCTACCACCGCCTATGCCTATCGCTATTTTGTCAAACAAGCCGGACTCGAAAGCAAACTCCGGCAACTGTTTTCTGACCTGGATGTTGAGAATCTAAAAAACCTGCGCGATCGCGGTAAACAGGCCCGTGCCTTGGTTTTGAATACCCCCTTCCCCAAAGAATTGGAAGTGGCGATCGCCACCGCCTACTTCAAGCTTTGCGAACGCTATGGCGCAGACACCGACTTTTGTGAACGCTTCGATCCCGAGTATCGCCAAGCCTGCAAAGAATACAGCTACGATACCGACGTTGCCGTGCGATCGAGTGCCACCGCCGAAGACTTGCCCGACGCCAGTTTTGCCGGACAACAAGAAACCTATCTCAACGTTCATGGCGCCAAATCAGTCCTAGAGGCCTGTCACCGCTGCTTCGCCTCCATTTTCACCGATCGCGCCATCTCCTATCGCACCATCAAAGGCTTTGACCACTTTGACGTTGCCCTCTCCGTTGGCGTCCAGAAAATGGTCCGCTCTGACCTAGCCTCCTCTGGGGTCATGTTCTCCATCGACACCGAAACCGGTTTCAAAGATGCCGCTCTCATCACCGCCGCCTATGGCTTAGGTGAAAACGTGGTTCAAGGTGCCGTCAACCCGGACGAATACTTTGTCTTTAAACCCACCCTCAAACAGGGCTTCCGTCCCATTCTAGAAAAACGCCTCGGCAGCAAAGAGATCAAAATGGTCTATGACGTGGGCGGTGGAAAACTCACCAAAAACGTCCCCGTTGCCGAACCCGAACGTCTCAAATTCGCCATTACCGATGACGAAGTCCTAACCCTGGCCAAATGGGCCGTCATTATCGAAGACCACTACAGCGAAGTCCGGGGACAATATACCCCCATGGACATTGAATGGGCCAAAGACGGACAAACCGGGGAAATGTTTATCGTCCAAGCCCGTCCTGAAACCGTCCAATCCCAGAAATCCGGCAACATCCTCAAACACTATCGCCTCCAAGGAACCAGTGAGATTCGCGTCACCGGACGAGCCGTGGGTGAAGCCATCGGCCAAGGGTTAGCCCGAGTGATTCGCGACGTGCAACAAATCGACGAATTTGAAGCCGGTGACGTCCTCATCACCAACAAAACGGATCCCGACTGGGAACCGATTATGAAGAAAGCCAGCGCCATCGTCACTAACCAAGGAGGACGCACCTGCCACGCCGCCATTATCGCCCGAGAAATGGGCATTCCCGCCATTGTCGGCTGTGGAAACGCCACCGGTGTCTTGAAAACCGGCGAAGAGGTCACCGTCTCCTGTAGTGAAGGGGAAGAAGGAAAAGTCTATGCCGGGTTAGTTCCCTTCGAGATTGAAGAAACCGTCCTCGATAACCTCCCAACCACCCAGACCAAAATCTTGATGAACGTCGGTAACCCCGAAGAAGCCTTTGGTCTCTCTGCCATTCCCTGTGACGGGGTCGGCTTGGCTCGCTTCGAGTTCATCATCGCCAACCACATCAAAGCTCACCCCTTGGCCCTGCTGCACTTTGACGAACTCGAAGATGCTGCCGTCAAACGGGAAATCGCGACCTTGACCGCCGAGTACGACGATAAACCCCAGTTCTTCGTTGATAAACTGGCCTACGGCATCGGCACCATCGCCGCCGCCTTCTACCCCAAACCCGTGGTCGTTCGGATGTCCGACTTCAAGAGCAACGAATATGCCAACCTCCTCGGGGGACGGCAATTTGAACCCCACGAAGAAAACCCGATGATTGGCTGGCGTGGTGCATCTCGCTACTACGATCCCAAGTATGCCCCCGCCTATGGTTTGGAATGCAAAGCCTTGAAACGGGTTCGCGATGAGATGGGACTCACCAACGTCATCCCCATGATTCCCTTCTGCCGCACCCCTGACGAAGGCCGTAAAGTTCTAGCCGAAATGGAAAAATATGGGCTGAAACGGGGCGAAAATGGTTTGGAAGTCTATGTCATGTGCGAGATTCCCAGCAACGTCATTCTCGCCGATGAATACAGCAAGGTCTTTGATGGCTTCTCCATTGGGTCTAACGACTTGACTCAGTTGACCCTCGGTTTAGACCGTGACTCCGGCTTGGTGGCTCATATCTTCGATGAACGCAACGAAGGGGTGAAAACCATGGTGCGGATGGTCATCGAACGGGCGAAAGCCAACAATCGCAAGATTGGCATCTGTGGTCAAGCCCCGAGTGACTATCCTGAGTTTGCCCGCTTCCTCGTCGAACAAGGCATTGACTCCATTAGCTTGAACCCCGACTCAGTCCTCAAAACCATTCTCGACATTGCTGAGTTTGAGTCCAGCCGCTCCTAA
- a CDS encoding Calvin cycle protein CP12 — MSDNNIQSQIEQERQAARDACDTSGANSKECAAAWDAVEELQAEAAHKKNKPEKTSFETYCDNNPDAAECRVYDD, encoded by the coding sequence ATGAGCGACAACAACATCCAAAGCCAAATTGAGCAAGAGCGCCAAGCTGCACGTGACGCTTGTGACACCAGTGGAGCCAATTCTAAGGAATGTGCTGCCGCCTGGGATGCCGTCGAAGAGTTACAAGCAGAAGCTGCTCACAAGAAGAACAAGCCTGAAAAAACGTCTTTCGAGACCTACTGCGACAACAACCCTGACGCGGCAGAATGCCGAGTATACGACGACTAG